The following proteins come from a genomic window of Oncorhynchus mykiss isolate Arlee chromosome 19, USDA_OmykA_1.1, whole genome shotgun sequence:
- the mab21l2 gene encoding protein mab-21-like 2: protein MIATQAKLVYQLNKYYSERCQTRKAAIAKTIREVCKVVSDVLKEVEVQEPRFISSLSEIEARFEGMEVIAPNEFEVVLYLNQMGVFNFVDDGSLPGCAVLKLSDGRKRSMSLWVEFITASGYLSARKIRSRFQTLVAQAVDKCSYRDVVKMVADTSEVRLRIRERYVVQITPAFKCTGIWPRSAAQWPMPHIPWPGPNRVAEVKAEGFNLLSKECYSLTGKQSSAESDAWVLQFSEAENRLLMAGCRKRCLSVLKTLRDRHLELPGQPLQSYHMKTLLLYECEKHPRETDWDESCLGDRINGILLQLISCLQCRRCPHYFLPNLDLFQGKPHSALEAAAKQTWRLAREILTNAKSLDKL from the coding sequence ATGATCGCGACGCAGGCAAAGCTGGTCTACCAGCTCAACAAATACTACAGCGAGAGATGCCAAACTCGAAAAGCGGCCATTGCAAAGACTATCCGGGAGGTGTGTAAGGTAGTGTCGGACGTCCTGAAGGAGGTCGAGGTGCAGGAACCCCGGTTCATCTCCTCTCTCAGCGAGATAGAGGCGCGCTTCGAGGGGATGGAGGTCATAGCCCCCAACGAGTTCGAGGTGGTCCTCTACCTCAACCAGATGGGAGTGTTCAACTTTGTTGACGACGGTTCTCTGCCCGGCTGCGCTGTACTGAAGCTGAGCGACGGCCGCAAAAGAAGTATGTCTCTCTGGGTCGAGTTCATAACGGCCTCGGGCTACCTTTCCGCCCGGAAGATCCGCTCAAGGTTTCAGACTCTGGTGGCGCAAGCGGTGGATAAATGTAGCTACCGTGACGTGGTTAAAATGGTAGCAGATACAAGTGAGGTAAGACTAAGGATCCGGGAGAGATACGTGGTTCAGATCACCCCTGCTTTCAAGTGCACAGGGATCTGGCCTAGGAGCGCTGCCCAGTGGCCCATGCCCCATATCCCCTGGCCTGGTCCGAACCGGGTGGCCGAGGTCAAGGCCGAGGGCTTTAACCTGCTCTCCAAAGAGTGCTACTCGTTGACCGGGAAACAGAGCTCGGCTGAGAGTGACGCCTGGGTCTTGCAGTTCAGCGAGGCCGAGAATAGGCTCCTGATGGCGGGATGCAGGAAGAGATGCCTCTCGGTCCTGAAGACTCTCCGCGACCGTCATCTCGAGCTACCCGGTCAGCCACTCCAGAGCTACCACATGAAGACCCTGCTGCTGTATGAGTGTGAGAAACACCCGAGAGAGACCGACTGGGACGAGTCCTGCCTCGGAGATCGAATCAACGGAATTCTGCTGCAGCTCATCTCGTGTTTGCAGTGCCGCAGATGCCCCCATTATTTCTTACCAAATTTGGACCTGTTTCAGGGGAAGCCCCACTCGGCCCTGGAAGCTGCCGCAAAGCAGACGTGGAGACTGGCGAGGGAAATCCTCACTAATGCAAAAAGTTTGGACAAATTATAA